The Gymnogyps californianus isolate 813 chromosome 5, ASM1813914v2, whole genome shotgun sequence genome contains a region encoding:
- the ISM2 gene encoding isthmin-2, translating to MPLIRGKVVLILGFVFLTTFLAAVRGLPVRKQRSNSPKERSSKLAEVSASSDPRSAGDKELPPSGKARGLRRSGQAGPRRHRRRGVAQQAARSPAVPQPSSAGREESLPFVLDLQSLPGLANVDLSAQNPNIQVTIEVVDDPQAEMEMDLLKETSNDWSVMSSEWLSHKDLFWPLFWEYTDPAEEEEEEEEEEEEEEEDDNLDVGDREEEEEEEEQDYTAEYEEEESMLSGVGGDWDQLWPGQKNWIFKEKYNYDYEDEEEWSLWSPCSISCGSGNQKRTRSCGYACTATESRTCDLPRCPGAEGEMVFPTEEMPFKSDNATELFNSEVDSCEKWLNCKSDFLTKYLSKVLTDLPSCPCSYPLEAVYSAVNLRDEQQGKSFRWRDASGPKERLDIYKPTARFCLRSMLSLDSTTLAAQHCCYDEHTHLITRGKGAGVPNLISTEFSPELHYKVDMLPWILCKGDWSRYHAVRPPNNGRQCADNPAEEEYLSQLQEAKEY from the exons atgcCTCTGATTAGAGGGAAAGTCGTGCTCATCCTCGGCTTCGTCTTTCTGACAACTTTCCTGGCTGCGGTGAGAGGGCTGCCCGTGAGGAAACAGCGCAGCAACAGCCCGAAGGAGAGGAGCTCCAAGCTGGCGGAG gTCTCTGCCTCGTCCGACCCCCGTTCGGCGGGGGACAAGGAGCTGCCGCCATCAGGCAAGgcgcgggggctgcggcggAGCGGGCAGGCTGGCCCGCGGCGGCACAGGCGCCGTGGGGTGGCTCAGCAGGCTGCCAGGAGCCCGGCAgtgccccagcccagcagcgCTGGCCGGGAGGAGAGCCTGCCCTTCGTGCTGGACCTGCAAAGCTTGCCGGGGCTGGCCAACGTGGACCTGAGTGCCCAAAACCCCAACATCCAG GTGACCATCGAAGTGGTGGATGATCCTCAGGCCGAGATGGAGATGGACTTGTTGAAGGAGACAAGCAATGACTGGTCCGTGATGTCCTCTGAGTGGTTGTCCCACAAGGACCTCTTCTGGCCCCTCTTCTGGGAATACACCGACCccgctgaggaggaggaggaggaggaggaggaggaggaagaggaggaagaggatgacaACCTGGATGtaggggacagggaggaggaagaggaggaggaggagcaagaTTACACAGCAGAGTATGAGGAGGAAGAGTCCATGCTCAGTGGAGTGGGAGGTGACTGGGACCAGCTGTGGCCCGGGCAGAAGAACTGgatctttaaggaaaaatataattacg ACTACGAAGATGAGGAGGAATGGAGCCTGTGGTCCCCTTGCAGCATCAGCTGTGGCAGTGGCAACCAGAAGAGGACCCGGTCCTGTGGCTACGCCTGCACAGCGACGGAGTCAAGGACCTGCGACCTGCCGCGCTGCCCTG gagcagagggggaaatggtcttccccacagagGAGATGCCTTTCAAAAGCGACAACGCCACAGAGCTGTTCAACTCAG AGGTGGACAGCTGTGAGAAGTGGCTGAACTGCAAGAGCGATTTCCTCACCAAGTACCTGAGCAAGGTGCTGACAGACCTGCCCAGCTGCCCCTGCTCCTACCCACTGGAAGCCGTCTACAGTGCTGTCAACCTGCGGGATGAGCAGCAGGGCAAGAGCTTCCGATGGCGGGACGCCAGTGGCCCCAAGGAGCGCCTGGACATCTACAAGCCGACGGCACGCTTTTGCCTGCGCTCCATGCTCTCCCTCGACAGCACCACCCTGgctgcccagcactgctgctacGACGAGCACACCCACCTCATCACCCGCGGCAAGGGGGCTGGCGTCCCCAACCTCATCAGCACTGAGTTCTCCCCGGAGCTGCACTACAAGGTGGACATGCTGCCCTGGATCCTCTGCAAGGGCGACTGGAGCCGCTACCATGCTGTCCGGCCCCCCAACAATGGGCGACAGTGTGCTGACAACCCCGCCGAGGAGGAGtacctctcccagctgcaggaggccaAGGAGTACTAG